Sequence from the Pyrobaculum neutrophilum V24Sta genome:
CGCGCAAGTCTCCCATACTCAGGGCTGTCGAACTCCCAAGCCACGGACTTCTCGACGATATATAGGTAGGCCTCCTTCACGCCACCTACCCCCTACGCCTTTATAAGTTTGACAGAGGTCTGCCGACTTACGGCCGTCGGCGACGAATCAGACGGCCCTGGGGAGGACGCCACTATCTCGCATCATCTCCGCGGGCGGGTCCCGAGCTCCCCCGGGGAGACCGGGAGCCGCAAAGGGGAGCTGGGCGCGTGGCTACGAACGTCACATCTCCGACGCGTAGGCCTCTTGCCCCCTCTGCGCTGGCGGTTCTGGATATCTGGTAGCCCGGCGTTTTGAAAAACAACACGGCTTTGAGCGCCTCGATCCCAAAGCCGGTAAGGGCGGACACCGGGATGAACCAGCTGAAGTACCTACCCACTATGCCCCGCAGATTCTTCACCTCCGCCACCCCGATTTTATCCACCTTGTTGACAACGGGTATCACCCTGTCTCGGCTTATGCCCACCTCGCCCAGGGTTGCCACGGAGGTCTCTATCTTGCGGGAGATCTCCTCCCGCGGCTCCGAGCCGTCTACGACTAGGAGAATGACGTCGGCGTCTATGATCTCCTGGAGCGTCGAGTGGAAGGACTCGACGAGGAGCGGCGGGAGGTCATCTATGAAGCCTATGGTGTCTGTCACAACGACTCTCTTGCCCCAGAGGTCCAGAGATCGGCTGTAGGTCTCCAACGTGGCAAAGGGCTTGCCGTCCACCAGTTTGTCCTCGCCCACCAGCCTATTGAAGAGCGTCGTCTTGCCGGCGCTGGTGTAGCCGGTGATCACCACCTCGGGAACCCCCGCCTCCTTCCGCTTAGCTATATGCATGACTCTACTCCTGCGCACCTCCTCCAGCTTTCTCCTAATCGTCGAAATCCTCTTCACCATGTGGCGGTAGTAGGCGTCGACTATGTACTCGCCGGCGCCCATGAAGCCGAGCTGCTCGCCCATCTTAGCTCGCCTCAGGTACTCCTTGACCTTAGGCAGTTCGTATCTAAGGCGGGCTAGCTCGATCTGGAGCTTCGACTCTATGCTACCAGCCCTTTTTTCAAAGATCATGAGTATGACCAGAACCCTATCCAGCGCCCTACGTTTAAACAGCCTCTCCAGGTTGAACACCTGTAGAGGGGTGAGGCTGTGGTATGCGATAAAGACGTCGAAGTCCTTAGCCGCCACCGCCTCGGCCTTGCCCGGGCCGAGGTAAAACCTGGTGTCGGCTCTGCCGAACTGGGTAATTAGGTCCACCACCTCGAACCCGGCCACCTCGGCGAGGGATACAAACTCCTCAAGCTTGTAAGCTAGGTTGGGCGTCTTGGGGCCTACGTATGAGAGAAGGGCCCTATTCCTCACCCCCGTCTCTTATCTCCGCCACTTCGCCCAACGTGAGACCCCTCTCGGCCCCCCTCCCCGTCTGGGCTACGCCCTCTTCCACAGACTCCACCAAAAGCCTAACTCCAAGCGTTTTCTCCAGCTTCCTCGCTAGGGCGAAGTCGGGCTGCAGTTGCCCGGCCTCGATCCTCCTCAACACGGTCTCCTTCACCCCCAACATGGCGGCTAGGGCCTCTCTAGATAGGCCGAGGTTCTCCCTCGCCTTTTTCACCACCTCGCCGAAGTTCTCCACAATCTCCACCTCGGGAGGCGGCGGGCGGGGGGCGGCGGGCTTAGGCCTCGGCGTCTTCTTCACGGCAGGCGCGGCTTGTTGCTGAATCACTTTCTTCCCATATGTGGCGGCGCAACTTCTGCAGACGTATAAGACGGCCTTATCCACCTCTATCGGTATCGGCTCGCCCTCTATGGGCCTTCCACAGATTTCACAATACACGCCTCTCCCTAGTGATGTATTTATAAAGAATTCTTGGGGGGTCGCGTGTCGGCGGTCTTGAACATAATCGCCTACATATACGGGAGGGGCACGGCCGAGAAGTTGAAGGGCAGGAGGGTCGAGGTTGAGTACAACAAGGCCGGGAGGGTCAGGAGGGTGTTCATAGATGGAAGACTGGCCTTTGTGTTACGTAACAACGACGGCTATCTACTGCCGACGTTATACGGGGCCTCGTTTCTAGAAAACAGGGTGGTTGTGCGGGGGGAAGCCGCCGAGTATGTAGCTGGCGGACGCAACGTGCCGGCTAAGTATATAGCGGACGTCTCAAGCGGCTCTAGAGCCAACGGGGAGGTCGCCGTCGTAGACGCAGAGGGGCGCCTAATCGCCGTGGGAAGGTTGGTCTACAGCTCTAGGGAGCTGTCGCTGGGGAGGGGCTACGCCGTCCGGGTTCGAGAGGCGTTGAAAGACGTCACTGGGAAAGAGCCGCGAGAGCCTCCTCGATAGTGCGGTACTCGCCCAGCGGCTCGGAGCCTCTGAAGACCTCCACCTTCTTGAGGACGCACTGTTGGAGTATGTTCTGTGGCGTAACGCCGGGGAAGACGCGGCTCCAGGGGGCGGGCCTCCCCTCCTCGTCTAAGGCCTTGATCTCCCGGTCTATGCCGACTTTGCCGCGGCACTTGGAGAAATGTAGAACGAAGCGGATCCCCCGTGTTCTAGAGATCTCCACCAAGCGCTCAAACGCCTTGAGCATAGACGTTGCGGGGGAGTCTGATCCTCCTGACGAAGTAGTACGTCACTGTGCCGTCGTTGCTAACTAGGGCCAAGACCGTGTCCATAGAGAGCGTCTCGCCCATGTTTATAACGCTTAACAACGTCTGGGTTGTCACCTCCACGCCCTCCACCATCACGTAGAAGAGGTACTTCTCCTTCTTCTCAGCTACGAACATCCTGTCGCCTAGCTTTTCAAGGATCTTGAAGCCCTTGGATCTTAAATCCCTGGTTACCTGCTCAAAAAGGACGTCGCTCACGTCCCCCCACTCGGCGTCGGTTTAAAATATTGTGTGTAGACTCCCTTGTGGGGGCCCGTCGGGCGTAAAACTTTATATATCTACCCCAGTGCTGAGGCATGGCTTCGGATATATCTAAGTGTTTCGCGACGTTGGGCGCCACGCTACAGGACTCCATCGGCAAACAGGTGTTGGTGAAGCTTAGGGATAGCCACGAGATCAGAGGCATACTCCGCTCCTTCGACCAACACGTGAATCTCCTTCTAGACGACGCCGAGGAGATCATAGACGGCAACGTCTACAAGCGTGGAACTATCGTCGTAAGAGGCGAAAACGTCCTCTTCATATCGCCGGTGCCATGAAGGGCACCCCGTCGATGGGTAAACACAACAGAGGCAAAACCCACATTAGATGCCCAAGATGCGGCAGACACTCCTACAACGTCACCAAGAAGTACTGCGCTTCGTGCGGCTGGGGGAGGACCAAACGTTGGAGGAAGTACAGCTGGGCAAAATAAAAAACCTCCGCCGCTATATAGAAACGGTGGAGAAGGCCCGTCATCGCTGATAGGTGAATGACAAATCTGGGTTCTGACCTAATGGAGCTACTGACGGCCGTGGTTGCCCTCTACGTAATAGTTGACCCTCTCGGCAATATACCCCTATTCGCAGCCCTCACGGCTGGGCTGAGCGAGGCGCAGAGGAGCAGGGTGCTTCTGCTCTCCGTGTTGGTGGCCTCGGCCGTGCTCGTGCTCTTCGCCGTATTCGGCGTCGAGATCTTCGGCTACTTCGGGGTGGAGCTAGGCGATTTCATGATAGCCAGCGGCCTCATCTTGATCTCCTTCTCCCTCCACCAACTGATAAGGCCCTACGAGCAGCGTCCCGCAACAGACGGCCTTGAGGTGGCGGTCGTCCCTCTCGCTGTTCCTTACCTGGCGGGCCCCGCGTCCATCTCCTACGTCCTCCTCATGTCTAAACACATGGGCGTCGCCCCCACTCTCTTGGCCGTCGCGGCGGTGTCGCTCCTCACCTTCGCCACCCTACGCGCCTCCGGATTTATAATGAGGGCGTTGGGCGTGCTCGGGATTAGGGTGGTGGAAAAGATAATGCTTATCCTAAGCGTCGCAATTGGGGTATCGTTGGTGAGGAGGGGGCTAGAGGCCGGGTGGTCTCTCGGCGCAAGTAGCAGGGGCTAATTTATAAATTCACAACAACGTCTGTCTGTGTCGGTAAAAGTCAGCATCAGGGGCCAATCCGCCGCCCCCGGCTCCCTCGCCGACGCTCTAAAGGGGGTAAAGCTGAAGCTCGTCACAATATCAGGCAAGGGAGGAGTTGGGAAATCCCTCGTGACCGCCTCTATCGCGGTAGGCTTCGCGATGAGGGGCTACAAAGTCGGCGTTTTAGACGGGGACGTATACGGGCCGACCGTCCCGAAGATGCTCGGCGTATCGAACAGCACCCTCTTCGTAGACGAGAGGACAGGCAAGATCGTGCCCGTCACGGGGCCTCTCGGCATCAAGGTGGTCTCTATAGAGTTTGCGCTTCCGAGCGACGACACGGCGGTCATATGGAGAGCGCCGCTTGTCAACCAAGCGCTTAGGGACTTCATAGCGCAGGTGGACTGGGGCTCCCTAGACCTTTTAGTCGTTGATCTTCCGCCGGGAACCGGCGACGCGCCTCTCACGATCGCCCAGAGCCTCCAGGGAGGGCTAGACGGCAGTATCGTTGTGACAATACCCACTGAGATCTCCAGGAGGATCGTGCTTAAGTCCGTGGACTTCTCGCGCAAGTTGAACATCCGCGTCGCAGGCGTGGTTGAAAACATGTGCTGTTTCAAGTGCCCCGACAACGGAAAGATCTACTACATCTTCGGGAGAGATGCGGGGAGGAGGGTGGCCGAAGCCGCCGGAGTGCCGTTTCTAGGCGGCATACCGATCGACCCCGAGCTATCGCATTACCTGGACTCGGGCAGACTCCACGAGTTCCTCGCGAAAGAAAACGACACCGCCAGAGCCGTATTGGCTATAGTGGATCAACTGGCCGAGATGTATAAGGATAAGCTCTCCCAACAAGTCAAAGCCGAGGAGAAGCCAAAACGCCTATCGCTCCTTAAACTGCCCGGCGAAGAGGAGGAGTAGCCTCCTTTTGCAGCCCCCGGTCTCCCCGGGGGCTCGGGTCATTGGGGACTGGCGGCGCCCCCGTTTCTGCGCCGGGCCCTAGACCGGGTGCGCGGCTCATAATACAAACGTCGCCGGTTCCCGGCGGAGCGTGGCGGAACAGAAAGAGGACGGTCTTGGGCTTAAACCTCACTCCTAGGCGTTTTTGGCAGCCGGGTTGGCGTAAAGGGGTTGGGCAGTAGCTCGCTTAATTTCGCCGTGTATGTCCTGGAGCGCCCCGCCATCACTATCAAGGCGTCTGGGTTAAACTCCGCTATCACCTGCCTACAGGCGCCGCAGGGCGGCGTGGGCTCTTCGGTGTCTGTGTAGACCACGACGGCTTCAATATCTCTGTCTCCTTCCGATACGGCTTTGAAAACCGCCACGCGTTCTGCGCAGATCGTTAGCCCATATGAGGCGTTTTCCACGTTGACTCCAGTGTATATCCTCCCGCTTTTTGTCCTAACGGCGGCCGCCACTCTGAAGTTGGAGTAGGGGGCGTAGGCGTTTTTCAGCGCCGCCTTGGCCCTCTCTATCATCTCCTGTAGTCCAGGGGGCTCCACGGAGGTGCCGATGTGGCAGTTTATATATGTGGTTCAAGCATGGCGCTTGTGCCCTCTGCGGAGGAGGTGAGGAGGAGGATCGTGGAACACGGGCTCTCTATCCGCGACAAGGTGGTTGAAACTCTTCCACACAGCTACGGCCTTGTCGTAGAACAGGTAAAGTCGATATCGCGTGTCTACAAAGGCGACTTCGAGACTTATCTGTCGAGTCTGTCAAACGTGAAGGGGCTTGATCTGTTGGTTATATACGCGGCGCTCGTGGCCGCGCTGTATAGCCGTAGGCCTATCGGCGAAGAGGAGCTGAGGAAGCTCGCCGGCGCTTTTGAGGCAAACGTGTATGACGTGGTCTCAGCCTCGAAGCTGCGTAGAGCTCTTGAGGCTGTTGGGGTCGAGAGGGAGGTGGCAGACGAGACCATCTCCAACCTCTTGAGGATGTTGAACGTGGTGGGCGTGAGGTATAAATCGCCGTATCTCTGGGTGGCTAAACAGAGGAGGTTGCCCAAGTTCGAAAAGGAGGTTAGAGACTTCATCTTCAGGGGCAGGGGAGGGGGGCGCGTGGGGAGGGGCGTAAAGCTCTTCCTAAGGCTCTTCATACACGAGACCAACATCCCGCTGGCGCTCAGGATCGCCTACACGCCAGAGTATAGAAAATACATACTACATGGGGATATGTACACCGCGTTGGTCACGTTGAGATCCGGCGCCTTCGAAGACGTGACCACCCTCACGGCGGAGCGGATAAGGGCTAGGGTGGCCAAGAGGATACTGTGCGAGGCCAGAGAGGGGGGTCCCCGGTGCCGCGACGTGGTTTTTAGGCTTGAGAGCGTCCGCGGCCTTGTGAGATACGTGGGCAAGATAAGCGGCGATCCTGTGTTGTACGAGAGGGGGGCCTACGACATAGGGGCTAGGTACTGCCGTGATCTAAAATGCGATTCGTGCCCAATAAGGGACGTGTGTAGACGCTACACCTTCATTAAGCTGAAGTAGCCAACGTTATAAGAGGGGGCTCTTCTATACCTATGCTAAAGGGCAAGGTATCTATAGTCACCGCGGCGAGCAGAGGGATAGGACGCGGCGTTGCCTCCGTTCTCGCGAGGGAGGGCTCAGACCTCGTAATCGCGGCTAGAGACTGGGGGCGTCTAAAGGAGGTGGCTGAGGAGCTCTCTTCACAACACGGCGTCTCGGTGGTGCCGGTCGCCGCCGATTTGACAAAGAGGGAGGACGTCAAGAGGATAGTTGAGACGGCCGTGAAACAGTTCGGCAAAGTGGATGTTCTGGTGTACAACACGGGGCCGCCTAAGCCGGGGACCTTCCTAGAGCTTACCGAGGAGGACTGGGATTACGGCGTGAGGCTACTGCTCATGAGCGCTGTGTGGATAACAAGAGACGTCCTCCCACATATGGTGGAGAGGAGGCAGGGCAGGCTCATATACATAACATCCAGCACTCTGAAACAGCCTATACCGACCCTCACCCTCTCCAACGTCGTCAGGATATCTCTCGCGGGTCTTGTAAAAACCCTGGCTTACCAGCTGGGGAGGTACAACATCCTCGTGAACGGCATAATGCAGGGCTACGTCGACACTGACCGGGTGAGGGAGGTGGCGGCAGCCAGAGCCCAGAGGGAGGGGCGCACCGTCGAGGATATACTAGAGGAGATGGGGCGGGAAATCCCGTTGGGTAGGCTGGCGAAGCCCGAGGAGATAGGCGAGCTCGTCGCCTTCCTCGCCTCCGAGCGGGCTAGCTACATCACGGGTTCCCTTATCCTGATAGACGGCGGGCGCACCTTATGTATTTAGGTTCAGCGAATTAAAGACCTTCTCGACCTCTCCCCTGTCTATTTTAAACCCGTACTTGATCTCTAGGTAGGACTTCCTGAACTCAACGACGTCGCGCCGCACAGCGGCTGGGTCCTCGCCGCGGAGCACGCGGGCTATGAATCTCGCTATCTCCCTCATCTCGTCCTTCCCCATCCCAAACCTAGTCATCTCCTGTACCCCCATCCTGATGCCGCTGGGCTTCAACACGCTTTTATCCCAGGGCAACGCGTTCTTGTTCACTATTACGTTCGCCTCCTCTAGAAGCGCCGCCGCCTTGTCGCCTCCGCCGAATTTGGACACGTCCACGGCGACTTGGTGCGTCCTCGTGTAGCCTAGCTTCTCCGCGACGGGGGGCACCCCCTCGGACGCCAAGGCCTCGGCCAGAGCTCTGGCGTTCTCCACGATTCTGGAGGCGTATTCCCTGCCGAAGACCTCCATCTCGACAAGCGTTACGTAGGTGGCGGCGTATCTATGTAGGTGGTAGTTGGAGGTGAAGGTTGGGAAGACCGCCCTCTGTATCTGCGAGTTCCTCTCATCGTCTAGCGCCGTGGCTATCACCCCGCCTTGGGGGCCTGGAAAGGTCTTGTGGGTCGAGGCGGTGGTTACGTGCGCCCCCTCCTTCAACGGGTTGGGGAAGACCCCGCCCACTATGAGTCCAAAGACGTGGGCTGAGTCGTGGAGCACGTAAGCCCCCACAGTCTTCGCCGCCTCGGCCACCTCCTTAACTGGATGCGGGAAGAGGTACAGGGAGGCTCCCAGTATTATCAGGTTAGGCCTCTTCTCCTCTATAAGCTTACGGGCCGCGTCTACGTCGACGTTGAAGTTCTCCAGATCCCACGGCAGTTCAACGGTCTTTAGCCTAAGCGCCTTAACCCCCCCGACTGTGTTATGGCTTATATGGCCGCCGTATTTCACGGGCAGAGACGCCACAGTGCCGCCCTCGGGCGTCAGCGCGAAGTACGTGGCCAGGTTAGCCACAGTGCCAGATATGGGCCTTACGTCTACGAACTTGGCCTCTAGAACCGCGGAGAACTTCTTAACGAGGGCGTCCTCCAACACATCTACGTACCTTGTCCCCTGGTAGTATCTATTCCCCACCGTGCCCTCGGCATATCGGCCAGCCAAGTCGTTTATATAGTACAGCTCTGCGAGAGGCGACATCACGTTTTCGCTGGCTATGAGGTTTATAGTCTCCTTACGTCTCCAGGCGTTGTGCCTAGTGACCACGTCGAGGATCTCCCCTAGTTCCCGCGGAAGCATTGTCTCGATAAACCCGGTATTTAATTATGCATCCGCCTCTCTGCGGCTCCCAACCACGACGGGCCCGCCACAGAGCCTCCAAGCCTCTACGGCCTGGCCCCCCTAGGCCTCGTTGGGGGTCCGAGACGTCAGCCGCGGAGCGTTATGACGGCGATCTTCGTAGCGGGGTACTGGCCCATCTCGTCTTTTTCCCACTTCTTCACCATATCCCAAATGGTGAGGAGCGCCACGCCAACTGCGAAAAGAGCCTCTGGTGCTGGCGACATGTCTCTGGCCTTTACAGTGGCTGTGGCCTCGACGCGGCTCCCCGCCTCTATGTCGATCTTGAAGTGTTGGATGGAGGGGCAGGGGCCGCCCAGGAGCTCGCACAACCTCTTGGCGTTTAAGGCGGCGGCGGTCTGCGCCGCATATATCGGATGTCCCTTCTCCACAGGTCCCTTCGCCAACTCGACGTTTCTCAACACCATTTCCCCATATGCCGAGGTCTCTAGATCGCCGCCTCTGGCAAAAGGCGTCTCCTGTAGCGGCCCGGCCGAGAGGTCCGGCGGCGCCTCCCCCTTCTTTTTGACGTCTACAGAGAGATTTCTTATTGTTTCTATGCCGGAGGCCACGGAGCCGACCAAGGCCCCAAATAGGACGTCCATCTCAACCCCCGTCTGCCACTCGGCGGCTCCCTCAACGTAGAGCTTGCCGCCTCTGCATCCAGCCGAGGCGCGTAGAGGCAGAGGATGTAGGAAGGGCAGATATCTGTACGCCTGTAGGGCGGCCCGCGCCGCGACCGACGTGTTGCACCGCTCCGCGGCCACCTCCGCGGAGGCCACGGCGTATCTATACACGT
This genomic interval carries:
- the hflX gene encoding GTPase HflX, which encodes MRNRALLSYVGPKTPNLAYKLEEFVSLAEVAGFEVVDLITQFGRADTRFYLGPGKAEAVAAKDFDVFIAYHSLTPLQVFNLERLFKRRALDRVLVILMIFEKRAGSIESKLQIELARLRYELPKVKEYLRRAKMGEQLGFMGAGEYIVDAYYRHMVKRISTIRRKLEEVRRSRVMHIAKRKEAGVPEVVITGYTSAGKTTLFNRLVGEDKLVDGKPFATLETYSRSLDLWGKRVVVTDTIGFIDDLPPLLVESFHSTLQEIIDADVILLVVDGSEPREEISRKIETSVATLGEVGISRDRVIPVVNKVDKIGVAEVKNLRGIVGRYFSWFIPVSALTGFGIEALKAVLFFKTPGYQISRTASAEGARGLRVGDVTFVATRPAPLCGSRSPRGSSGPARGDDAR
- a CDS encoding multiprotein bridging factor aMBF1, with translation MYCEICGRPIEGEPIPIEVDKAVLYVCRSCAATYGKKVIQQQAAPAVKKTPRPKPAAPRPPPPEVEIVENFGEVVKKARENLGLSREALAAMLGVKETVLRRIEAGQLQPDFALARKLEKTLGVRLLVESVEEGVAQTGRGAERGLTLGEVAEIRDGGEE
- a CDS encoding PUA domain-containing protein; this encodes MSAVLNIIAYIYGRGTAEKLKGRRVEVEYNKAGRVRRVFIDGRLAFVLRNNDGYLLPTLYGASFLENRVVVRGEAAEYVAGGRNVPAKYIADVSSGSRANGEVAVVDAEGRLIAVGRLVYSSRELSLGRGYAVRVREALKDVTGKEPREPPR
- a CDS encoding LSm family protein; amino-acid sequence: MASDISKCFATLGATLQDSIGKQVLVKLRDSHEIRGILRSFDQHVNLLLDDAEEIIDGNVYKRGTIVVRGENVLFISPVP
- a CDS encoding 50S ribosomal protein L37e codes for the protein MKGTPSMGKHNRGKTHIRCPRCGRHSYNVTKKYCASCGWGRTKRWRKYSWAK
- a CDS encoding MarC family protein — protein: MELLTAVVALYVIVDPLGNIPLFAALTAGLSEAQRSRVLLLSVLVASAVLVLFAVFGVEIFGYFGVELGDFMIASGLILISFSLHQLIRPYEQRPATDGLEVAVVPLAVPYLAGPASISYVLLMSKHMGVAPTLLAVAAVSLLTFATLRASGFIMRALGVLGIRVVEKIMLILSVAIGVSLVRRGLEAGWSLGASSRG
- a CDS encoding Mrp/NBP35 family ATP-binding protein, which produces MSVKVSIRGQSAAPGSLADALKGVKLKLVTISGKGGVGKSLVTASIAVGFAMRGYKVGVLDGDVYGPTVPKMLGVSNSTLFVDERTGKIVPVTGPLGIKVVSIEFALPSDDTAVIWRAPLVNQALRDFIAQVDWGSLDLLVVDLPPGTGDAPLTIAQSLQGGLDGSIVVTIPTEISRRIVLKSVDFSRKLNIRVAGVVENMCCFKCPDNGKIYYIFGRDAGRRVAEAAGVPFLGGIPIDPELSHYLDSGRLHEFLAKENDTARAVLAIVDQLAEMYKDKLSQQVKAEEKPKRLSLLKLPGEEEE
- a CDS encoding cytidine deaminase encodes the protein MIERAKAALKNAYAPYSNFRVAAAVRTKSGRIYTGVNVENASYGLTICAERVAVFKAVSEGDRDIEAVVVYTDTEEPTPPCGACRQVIAEFNPDALIVMAGRSRTYTAKLSELLPNPFTPTRLPKTPRSEV
- a CDS encoding SDR family oxidoreductase; the encoded protein is MLKGKVSIVTAASRGIGRGVASVLAREGSDLVIAARDWGRLKEVAEELSSQHGVSVVPVAADLTKREDVKRIVETAVKQFGKVDVLVYNTGPPKPGTFLELTEEDWDYGVRLLLMSAVWITRDVLPHMVERRQGRLIYITSSTLKQPIPTLTLSNVVRISLAGLVKTLAYQLGRYNILVNGIMQGYVDTDRVREVAAARAQREGRTVEDILEEMGREIPLGRLAKPEEIGELVAFLASERASYITGSLILIDGGRTLCI
- the glyA gene encoding serine hydroxymethyltransferase, yielding MLPRELGEILDVVTRHNAWRRKETINLIASENVMSPLAELYYINDLAGRYAEGTVGNRYYQGTRYVDVLEDALVKKFSAVLEAKFVDVRPISGTVANLATYFALTPEGGTVASLPVKYGGHISHNTVGGVKALRLKTVELPWDLENFNVDVDAARKLIEEKRPNLIILGASLYLFPHPVKEVAEAAKTVGAYVLHDSAHVFGLIVGGVFPNPLKEGAHVTTASTHKTFPGPQGGVIATALDDERNSQIQRAVFPTFTSNYHLHRYAATYVTLVEMEVFGREYASRIVENARALAEALASEGVPPVAEKLGYTRTHQVAVDVSKFGGGDKAAALLEEANVIVNKNALPWDKSVLKPSGIRMGVQEMTRFGMGKDEMREIARFIARVLRGEDPAAVRRDVVEFRKSYLEIKYGFKIDRGEVEKVFNSLNLNT
- a CDS encoding cyclic pyranopterin monophosphate synthase MoaC; translation: MIVDVSRKPDVYRYAVASAEVAAERCNTSVAARAALQAYRYLPFLHPLPLRASAGCRGGKLYVEGAAEWQTGVEMDVLFGALVGSVASGIETIRNLSVDVKKKGEAPPDLSAGPLQETPFARGGDLETSAYGEMVLRNVELAKGPVEKGHPIYAAQTAAALNAKRLCELLGGPCPSIQHFKIDIEAGSRVEATATVKARDMSPAPEALFAVGVALLTIWDMVKKWEKDEMGQYPATKIAVITLRG